In Ochotona princeps isolate mOchPri1 unplaced genomic scaffold, mOchPri1.hap1 HAP1_SCAFFOLD_170, whole genome shotgun sequence, a single genomic region encodes these proteins:
- the ADGRE3 gene encoding adhesion G protein-coupled receptor E3, translating into MAASPSSVSVTALGVLLTLSISGIKNSGAQCPVCPQNARCHNSTHCACAEGFQPRFVKFYERCEDIDECQTGAARCKPVAFCRNRIGRYICSCVVNASFWVNLLASFITVDHPDCYTAVTLWPWEMVWPWATVSYEDPTEAGVSPEPTHSIAGTDIFAPSEDRNQKMESPGDVWINLRRNTSKQEFARNATQTLQQVELAIWNASLTFPHKGENPLFGIVYESKKCHEASEHILLEAGNNTMLISCSGAFQTTGGRNAVALITHQSLGDVLNASFFSPRRGVRGAQLNSRIVSGTVGLSHSLQLDEPVSLTFQHTRTDGGANWMYFCVYWAASAEGGSWSTDGCSHVYSNETHTVCSCSHLSSFAVLMALTPKEDPVLTVVTYVGLGVSLLCLFLAALTFLLCPAIRSTGTSIHLQLTLCLFLAHFLFLTGIQRTESQVLCSIVAAALHFLYLAAFVWMLLEGLRLFLTVRNLQVANYTSASRFKKRFMYPLGYGVPAVIVIVCASVGYENYGTYTHCWLSPDNGFIWSFLGPVAAIILINLVFYFQILWILRSKLSSLNKEVSTIQDTRLMTFKAIAQLFVLGCSWGLGYFMVEEMGETVGSVMAYLFTIVNVLQGLLLFVMHCLLDRQVRTEYRKWLCGLRRGAETDSSEMSRSTGHTRTEELRKSQCLSGPATSSWPPPGTAQL; encoded by the exons ATGGCCGCCTCACCCTCTTCTGTTTCTGTTACAGCCCTGGGTGTCCTGCTGACTTTGTCCATATCAGGGATAAAGAACTCTGGAG CTCAGTGTCCCGTGTGTCCTCAAAATGCCAGATGCCACAACAGTACTCACTGCGCTTGCGCCGAGGGGTTCCAGCCCAGGTTTGTGAAGTTCTATGAGAGATGTGAAG ATATTGACGAGTGTCAGACGGGGGCGGCAAGGTGCAAGCCGGTGGCTTTCTGCAGAAATAGGATAGGACGTTACATCTGCAGCTGTGTGGTCAACGCCTCCTTCTGGGTGAACCTGCTGGCTAGCTTCATCACTGTGGACCATCCGGATTGTTACA CTGCAGTCACGCTGTGGCCCTGGGAAATGGTGTGGCCCTGGGCAACGGTTTCCTATGAAGACCCAACAGAAGCAGGAGTTTCTCCCGAGCCCACACACTCCATTGCTG GAACAGATATTTTTGCCCCCTCAGAGGACAGGAATCAGAAGATGGAGTCGCCAGGGGATGTCTGG ATAAATCTGAGAAGAAACACGAGCAAACAGGAGTTTGCTCGGAATGCCACGCAGACGCTCCAGCAAGTGGAGCTGGCCATCTGGAATGCAAGCCTCACTTTTCCACACAAGGGTGAAAATCCCCTCTTTGGAATAG TCTATGAATCCAAGAAGTGCCACGAGGCGAGCGAGCACATTCTCCTAGAAGCCGGAAACAACACGATGCTCATCTCCTGCAGCGGAGCCTTCCAAACCACAGGAG GCCGCAATGCGGTTGCCCTCATCACTCACCAGTCTCTGGGGGATGTTTTGAACGCGTCCTTCTTCAGTCCAAGGAGAGGGGTGCGGGGAGCGCAGCTCAACTCCCGCATCGTGAGCGGCACCGTGGGCTTGAGCCACTCCCTTCAGCTGGATGAGCCCGTGTCCCTGACTTTTCAACATACTCGG ACTGACGGTGGTGCAAACTGGATGTACTTCTGTGTCTATTGGGCGGCCTCGGCGGAGGGAGGGAGCTGGTCCACCGACGGCTGCTCACACGTCTACAGCAACGAGACCCACACCGTGTGCAGCTGCTCCCACCTGTCCAGCTTTGCTGTGCTCATGGCTCTGACGCCCAAG GAGGACCCTGTGCTTACTGTGGTCACCTACGTGGGGCTGGGCGTCTCCCTGCTCTGCCTCTTCCTGGCGGCCCTCACCTTCCTGCTGTGCCCGGCTATCCGCAGCACAGGCACCTCCATCCACTTGCAGCTCACGCTCTGCCTGTTCCTGGCACACTTCCTCTTCCTCACGGGCATCCAAAGAACTGAGTCCCAG GTGCTGTGTTCCATCGTGGCGGCCGCCCTGCACTTCCTGTACCTGGCTGCCTTCGTCTGGATGCTGCTCGAGGGGCTGCGGCTCTTCCTCACCGTCAGGAACCTCCAGGTGGCCAACTACACCAGCGCCAGCAGGTTCAAGAAGCGCTTCATGTACCCGCTGGGCTACGGGGTCCCCGCTGTCATCGTCATTGTGTGTGCAAGTGTTGGATACGAAAACTACGGGACCTACACTCA CTGCTGGCTCAGTCCCGACAACGGGTTCATCTGGAGCTTTCTGGGACCTGTGGCGGCCATTATCTTG ATAAATTTggttttctacttccaaatcctgTGGATTCTGAGGAGCAAACTTTCTTCCCTTAACAAAGAGGTGTCCACCATCCAGGACACCAG GCTCATGACGTTCAAAGCCATCGCACAGCTGTTCGTGCTGGGGTGTTCCTGGGGCCTCGGTTACTTCATGGTGGAGGAGATGGGGGAGACGGTCGGCTCGGTGATGGCCTACTTGTTCACCATCGTCAATGTCCTGCAGGGGCTTCTGCTGTTTGTCATGCACTGTCTCTTGGACCGCCAG GTACGAACGGAATACAGGAAGTGGCTCTGCGGCCTGCGGAGAGGAGCCGAAACCGACAGCAGCGAGATGTCCCGTTCCACTGGCCACACCAGGACG GAGGAGCTGCGGAAATCACAGTGCCTGAGTGGCCCAGCTACCTCCTCCTGGCCACCTCCGGGGACTGCCCAGCTGTGA
- the LOC131477914 gene encoding adhesion G protein-coupled receptor E1-like, with translation MREFSLLLLFWGCCGICRGVSPSPLGADPTSTGIGGCVDSTMCPDHAICHNMTSGRYYCECKQGYQPSNRQNRFVELGVTCQDVNECSQNPTPCGPHSECRNMRGRYRCSCLPGFSSPTGNNWVPGNSGNFSCTDINECHSNGTCPRDSDCVNSAGSYTCRCHNGFVFHNSACQDIDECKKTQTCPEHAICHNTVGSYHCVCKDGFDSTSGEVLFKGRRELCEDIDECSKNRTICGANSVCGNTVGGYNCSCMPGFRPTGVWTPQDFKALKCTGNGVSVGIKQKHGTGLPVLACRVYRAWSHGPWVKRDVIQDADECLLDPNPCSPNSICTNTLGSYSCTCAPGFWPESAQGHGNSRCKSNYSPGWVSAKIFLISLARLSVCRAARTWLFCLPTCFMQNWSSSDGFYPYTYLKSQEPGAPSGLPCGYQGPKRLDHPLLLSQAHEQGVSCEVEQLGFEPTSLWDSGAAGGGLACCDLASVLPRCKCGVTASVFSPEAPFKCRSDVDSLGKWEQQCHTAAAARDPQDAAYCRLMNSALGVLDNTCKNETTAATLKTAVNNLTSVLEQTSKRSSNFTREEASTLATALLESTKSSVLAALLLPSAAGNHSQTIRTPGLDLESQVVAGGCQEEDVLFNLEAKGDAMRISCSTIEESGSTGRAGVAFVSFVGLESLVDERFFRDLWDLSVDRLKMNSRVVSGILTGKKKNGFQKDVLYWLENIQPKQKHETPVCVSWHTDEEGGRWTRSGCSILNDSETYTVCRCRHITNLAVIMAPREVTVDFTLYIISHVGIILSLLCLALAVLTFLLCRSIRNHNTYMHAHLCACLFLAKLLFLIGFDKTNPQLGCALIAGVLHFLFLACFSWMLLEAITLFLTVRNLQVVNYFGTRHVRMLPLCAFGYGVPGLVVAISACVKPSGYGTEHSCWLEKESGFVWSFLGPVCTIIVVNSILLTWTLCILRQKLGSVNTEVSTLRDTRLLTFKAFAQLFILGCSWVLGLFQIGSAALVMAYLFTIINSFQGVFIFLIHCLLNRQVREQYRRWFYRQSVTVSQSQTTGMVLTSTLSSSKTS, from the exons GTATTGGTGGGTGTGTGGACTCCACCATGTGCCCAGATCATGCCATCTGCCACAACATGACCTCTGGCCGTTACTACTGTGAATGCAAGCAGGGCTATCAGCCCAGCAACAGACAAAACCGCTTTGTAGAGCTGGGAGTGACGTGCCAAG ATGTCAACGAGTGCTCCCAAAACCCCACACCCTGTGGGCCTCACTCCGAGTGCAGAAACATGCGGGGAAGGTACAGGTGCAGCTGTCTGCCTGGCTTCTCCTCACCCACTGGCAATAACTGGGTTCCAGGCAACTCAGGCAATTTCAGCTGCACAG ACATCAACGAATGCCACAGCAATGGAACCTGCCCCAGGGATTCCGACTGCGTCAATTCTGCAGGAAGCTACACTTGTCGTTGTCACAACGGGTTTGTCTTTCACAACTCAGCCTGTCAAG ACATAGATGAATGCAAGAAAACCCAAACCTGCCCTGAGCACGCCATCTGCCACAACACAGTCGGAAGCTACCATTGTGTTTGCAAGGATGGATTCGACTCCACAAGTGGCGAAGTCCTTTTCAAGGGACGGAGAGAATTGTGCGAAG ACATAGACGAGTGCTCCAAAAACCGTACCATCTGCGGTGCTAACTCGGTGTGCGGTAACACAGTGGGAGGATACAACTGTTCCTGCATGCCTGGCTTCCGCCCTACCGGCGTCTGGACCCCCCAGGACTTCAAGGCTTTGAAATGTACAGGTAATGGTGTCTCCGTGGGTATCAAACAGAAACACGGAACGGGGCTGCCCGTTCTTGCTTGTAGGGTTTATAGGGCTTGGTCACACGGGCCCTGGGTTAAACGAGATGTCATTCAGG ACGCGGATGAATGCCTGCTGGACCCAAACCCCTGTAGCCCCAACTCCATCTGCACCAACACCCTGGGCTCCTACAGCTGCACTTGTGCCCCCGGCTTCTGGCCGGAAAGTGCCCAGGGACACGGCAACAGCAGGTGTAAAAGTAACTATAGCCCCGGCTGGGTGTCGGCCAAG ATTTTTCTCATCTCATTGGCAAGACTATCGGTTtgtcgagcagccaggacttggctaTTTTGCTTGCCAACATGTTTTATGCAGAACTGGTCTAGTAGTGATGGATTCTACCcatacacatatttaaaaagccaggagccgggggctccatctggtctcccatgtgggtatcaggggcccaagcgcttggaccatcctctgttgctttcccaggcgcacgaGCAGGGAGTTAGCTgcgaagtagagcagttgggatttgaacctacgtcgctgtgggattctggtgccgcAGGCGGTGGCTTAGCATGCTGTGACCTCGCCAGTGTCTTGCCGAGGTGCAAGTGTGGTGTGACGGCTTCTGTCTTTTCTCCAGAGGCTCCCTTCAAGTGCAGGAGTGACGTGGACTCTCTCGGCAAGTGGGAGCAGCAAtgccacacagcagcagcagccagggacccACAAGAT GCCGCTTACTGCAGGCTCATGAACTCCGCCTTGGGTGTGCTGGACAACACCTGTAAGAACGAAACCACCGCAGCGACTCTGAAG ACGGCAGTGAACAACCTCACCTCTGTGCTTGAGCAGACATCCAAGAGGTCCAGCAACTTCACCAGGGAGGAGGCATCCACCCTGGCCACGGCCTTACTGGAAAGCACAAAGAGCAGCGTCCTGGCGGCCCTCCTACTGCCCTCCGCCGCTGGGAACCACAGCCAGACCATTCGCACACCGGGCTTGG ATCTGGAGAGCCAAGTTGTCGCGGGAGGATGCCAGGAAGAGGATGTGCTATTCAACCTGGAAGCCAAAGGAGATGCTATGAGAATCAGCTGTTCCACCATCGAGGAGTCGGGGTCCACGG GCAGAGCTGGCGTGGCTTTCGTTTCTTTCGTGGGTCTGGAATCTCTCGTGGATGAACGCTTCTTCCGAGACCTCTGGGACCTCTCTGTGGACAGACTGAAGATGAACTCCCGGGTTGTGAGCGGCATCCTGACCGGGAAGAAGAAAAACGGCTTTCAGAAAGATGTACTCTACTGGCTGGAAAACATCCAG ccaaAGCAAAAGCATGAGACCCCCGTCTGTGTTTCCTGGCACACCGATGAGGAGGGTGGAAGATGGACTCGCTCTGGCTGTTCTATCCTGAATGACTCCGAGACGTACACCGTCTGTCGCTGCAGACACATCACCAACTTGGCGGTCATCATGGCCCCTCGGGAGGTCACG GTGGACTTTACCTTGTACATCATCAGCCACGTGGGCATCATCCTGTCCTTGCTGTGCCTCGCCCTCGCCGTCCTCACCTTCTTGCTCTGCCGCTCCATCCGCAACCACAACACCTACATGCACGCACACCTGTGCGCGTGCCTCTTCTTGGCCAAGCTGCTCTTCCTCATCGGCTTCGACAAGACTAACCCCCAG CTGGGCTGTGCGCTCATTGCTGGCGTTCTGCACTTCCTCTTCCTCGCCTGCTTCTCCTGGATGCTGTTGGAGGCCATCACGCTCTTCCTGACGGTCAGGAACCTGCAAGTGGTGAATTACTTCGGCACCCGCCACGTTAGGATGCTGCCCCTGTGTGCCTTCGGCTACGGGGTCCCAGGGCTGGTGGTGGCTATCTCCGCCTGTGTGAAGCCGAGCGGCTATGGGACTGAGCATAG CTGTTGGCTGGAGAAGGAGTCAGGGTTTGTATGGAGTTTCCTGGGCCCGGTGTGCACCATCATAGTG GTCAACTCCATCCTGCTGACCTGGACGCTGTGTATCCTGCGGCAGAAGCTTGGCAGTGTCAACACTGAAGTCTCCACACTCAGGGACACCAG GCTGCTCACCTTCAAGGCTTTCGCCCAGCTCTTCATCTTGGGCTGTTCCTGGGTGCTGGGCCTTTTCCAGATTGGATCTGCAGCACTTGTCATGGCTTACCTGTTCACCATCATCAACAGCTTCCAGGGCGTCTTCATCTTCCTCATCCACTGCCTACTCAACCGCCAG GTTCGAGAACAGTACCGGCGATGGTTCTACAGGCAGTCCGTGACCGTGTCCCagtcccagaccacaggcatggTTCTGACGTCCACCCTCTCCTCTTCCAAAACG agttga